In Penicillium psychrofluorescens genome assembly, chromosome: 5, a single window of DNA contains:
- a CDS encoding uncharacterized protein (ID:PFLUO_007870-T1.cds;~source:funannotate), with the protein MGPHLFRLSNGSIDVKSSLEVDLLFQDTPNSATIPLYTSASKLGLDRRDTPVPANVVSTEGKTHHFQDRSVGKTSSTLGEISVSNWTPEDVAIWMQKQNFDENIVEKFFINDISGTILLELQSEDLKELDISSFGKRHQLMNSIRYLRNSVVAQPMDIQPAAQQNPITREATPQTTMADVGSSCGSSDGDKNSEKKQPRQGRQRKRGPKETIVPEDSVSIVGIEQLLPRIHKCYKGEECRKWQKQQAKLSRLGLSIESLGGSVLVTGDPGNATTAPSLVKSPKSDVTPSIVASSDALGPNRNSHVQLSEEKLHDVQLRDPQENVRNYLNFQRLSRLQPAQDPATPPRDAIPSPEAESPATLAENLRHLPKLRIPSIHVESLRNSTLSPGQRTVTPSMGKKISQNPYVSAFSPSEFYRQDPHYGQSTPFSEMDVPLTAIPIGLVERNFSQSVPPDMRFGNHGFEMPDPVARPMSTKAENNRRNNSSNNIPTLARLDEGQVLRPIETPEDLDRTPRANNGRVNPFNTSGEHSNDIIHQGWMKKRKTTRLLRHEWDEHHFALRGTQLAMYEDEGATHRDSKALEHIDVDDYAVACSSLASSSKLTAAFKKTVLKRKDNTHGDTAFSFSLIPSLSNAASGTDRKSIFTNGKSHHFAVKTRDERIDWMRELMLAKALRRGRESGASLNVNGNAI; encoded by the coding sequence ATGGGCCCGCACCTCTTTCGTCTGTCAAACGGGTCTATTGACGTCAAATCTTCACTGGAGGTCGATTTACTGTTTCAAGACACACCGAACAGCGCCACGATACCATTGTATACCTCGGCTTCCAAGCTAGGGCTAGACAGGAGAGACACTCCGGTCCCCGCAAATGTGGTGTCCACCGAGGGAAAGACGCATCACTTCCAGGACAGGTCCGTCGGAAAGACTTCCTCGACATTAGGTGAAATCAGTGTCAGCAACTGGACCCCAGAGGATGTTGCGATATGGATGCAAAAGCAGAATTTCGATGAAAATATCGTCGAGAAGTTCTTCATTAATGATATCTCGGGTACCATTCTCCTGGAACTCCAGTCTGAAGACCTAAAGGAGCTTGATATATCGTCATTTGGCAAGCGTCATCAATTAATGAACTCGATCCGCTATCTACGAAATAGCGTAGTGGCCCAACCTATGGATATTCAACCGGCCGCTCAGCAGAATCCCATCACACGGGAGGCTACGCCTCAAACCACAATGGCTGATGTTGGCAGCAGTTGCGGAAGCTCTGATGGGGACAAGAACAGCGAGAAAAAGCAACCTCGCCAAGGTCGGCAACGGAAGCGGGGCCCTAAGGAAACGATTGTGCCAGAGGACTCGGTTTCAATAGTCGGCATTGAGCAACTTCTGCCGAGAATTCATAAATGTTACAAGGGCGAAGAATGTCGCAAGTGGCAGAAACAGCAAGCAAAACTGTCTCGTCTCGGCCTCTCGATAGAGTCACTTGGGGGATCCGTTCTCGTGACGGGTGACCCAGGCAATGCTACCACTGCCCCCAGCCTTGTCAAAAGCCCCAAATCAGATGTTACCCCTTCTATTGTTGCATCATCGGACGCTTTGGGACCCAACCGAAACAGTCATGTTCAACTTTCCGAGGAAAAGCTTCACGATGTACAACTACGAGACCCCCAGGAGAATGTGCGTAACTACCTCAACTTTCAGCGGCTGAGCCGACTGCAGCCTGCGCAAGATCCCGCCACTCCTCCAAGGGACGCAATTCCTTCTCCGGAGGCCGAGTCCCCAGCAACTTTGGCAGAAAACCTGCGTCATCTTCCCAAACTCCGTATCCCAAGCATTCATGTTGAGTCTCTGAGAAATTCAACTCTTTCACCCGGACAGCGGACTGTAACGCCTTCCATGGGGAAGAAGATATCACAAAATCCATACGTCTCTGCCTTTTCTCCATCAGAGTTTTATCGCCAGGACCCGCACTATGGACAATCTACTCCGTTTTCTGAAATGGATGTTCCTTTGACAGCCATTCCAATCGGACTCGTCGAGCGAAATTTCTCTCAATCGGTACCTCCTGATATGAGATTCGGAAACCATGGGTTTGAGATGCCCGATCCAGTTGCTCGTCCAATGTCAACAAAAGCCGAAAATAACCGAAGAAACAATAGCTCGAACAATATTCCTACTTTGGCTCGTCTTGACGAAGGTCAAGTTCTGCGGCCGATTGAGACACCTGAGGATCTCGATCGTACGCCTCGTGCCAATAACGGCCGTGTGAACCCATTTAATACTTCAGGAGAACACTCTAACGACATTATCCACCAaggctggatgaagaagcgcaaaACAACCCGTCTTTTGCGGCACGAATGGGACGAGCACCATTTTGCCCTTCGGGGCACTCAGCTTGCGATGTACGAAGACGAAGGTGCCACTCATCGTGACTCCAAAGCTCTCGAGCATATCGATGTCGATGATTACGCTGTGGCTTGCTCTTCACTTGCGTCTAGTTCCAAATTGACTGCTGCATTCAAGAAGACTGTGCTCAAACGCAAGGACAACACGCATGGAGACACTGCATTTtcattctctctcatccctTCTCTAAGCAATGCAGCGAGTGGTACCGACCGCAAATCTATCTTCACCAACGGCAAGTCACATCATTTTGCCGTCAAGACGCGGGACGAACGCATCGATTGGATGCGGGAGCTCATGTTGGCTAAGGCTCTTCGAAGGGGTCGCGAGAGCGGCGCCTCCCTGAACGTGAATGGTAATGCCATTTAA
- a CDS encoding uncharacterized protein (ID:PFLUO_007871-T1.cds;~source:funannotate), protein MTPLHCAACAGNDEMVEFLLENGADGNVVNEDGRTALHLATQYGHRKCLKILCSRRVETQIVDNQGWTSLHVAVGTATDESTVPLLVKNKADVNFQNPQTGNTALHLAVEWRRPRIILFLLEKGAAIDILNNEGLTPLQLAANIDNCEGISLLLQRCAHVEARSLSGPTALQYASWKGHWIAFDLLVIGGADINVWNRQGETLLHEKARYASSVSIACKLLEEGANIEARTSQGYTPLQCAAISGNKTMFEFLLGRGAKADIETAKGETLLHITPPANSDSLDILKIALDQGLNVNARSTQGWTPLHQTVHMGTGSPDHASDKTTEYVRLLLDHGASVNEFSTSAAAETPLHLAAKAPMLRPSVVSLLIRNGSNINAVSGYGKTALHLAAERGRESILRLLLDAGADLSVNIPPSRTANTNNDGNGESPITAIDLAKKNPFGMLLFDEEGKLRPKPKQNKRDSTSTIIEDLDSDFNDWEAAASTLVGSENQYVAV, encoded by the coding sequence ATGACACCTCTTCACTGTGCCGCCTGTGCAGGAAACGACGAGATGGTCGAATTTTTGCTTGAGAACGGCGCAGACGGTAATGTGGTAAACGAGGATGGTCGAACTGCCTTACATCTTGCGACTCAATATGGCCACAGGAAATGCCTGAAGATCCTTTGTTCTCGACGCGTCGAGACACAAATAGTCGACAACCAAGGTTGGACAAGTCTTCATGTCGCCGTGGGAACGGCAACGGACGAATCTACAGTTCCTCTTCTCGTTAAAAACAAGGCAGATGTGAATTTTCAAAACCCTCAAACTGGAAACACCGCGCTCCATTTAGCAGTTGAATGGAGGAGGCCCCGTAtaattctttttcttcttgaaaAGGGGGCAGCGATTGACATCCTCAACAACGAAGGTCTCACACCACTTCAACTGGCAGCAAATATTGATAATTGCGAAGGGATTTCTCTGCTTCTGCAAAGATGCGCTCATGTTGAAGCACGCTCCCTCTCTGGCCCAACCGCCTTGCAATACGCCTCCTGGAAAGGACATTGGATTGCATTTGATCTGCTGGTCATTGGTGGGGCGGATATCAATGTTTGGAATAGGCAAGGCGAAACTTTACTTCACGAAAAAGCGCGCTACGCGTCAAGTGTGTCAATTGCCTGCAAGCTGTTGGAAGAAGGAGCAAATATCGAAGCTCGTACATCTCAGGGGTACACGCCTCTACAATGTGCTGCTATCTCAGGCAACAAGACCATGTTTGAGTTTCTTCTCGGAAGAGGTGCAAAAGCGGACATCGAAACTGCCAAAGGGGAGACGTTGCTTCACATTACTCCACCTGCCAACTCGGATTCACTTGATATATTAAAGATCGCTCTGGATCAGGGCCTTAACGTCAACGCAAGATCTACCCAAGGCTGGACACCTCTTCACCAGACTGTTCACATGGGTACCGGTTCTCCTGACCATGCTTCTGACAAGACAACAGAGTATGTGAGGCTTCTTCTGGACCATGGGGCATCAGTAAATGAATTCTCAACATCTGCTGCAGCGGAAACCCCCCTTCATCTTGCAGCCAAAGCACCCATGCTACGCCCATCTGTCGTCAGTCTTTTGATACGAAATGGATCGAATATCAACGCTGTGAGCGGCTATGGCAAAACGGCCCTGCACTTGGCCGCGGAGCGCGGCCGGGAATCAATACTTCGTCTCCTACTTGACGCCGGTGCAGACCTTTCTGTCAACATCCCGCCAAGTCGTACAGCAAATACGAATAATGACGGAAACGGAGAGTCGCCCATAACGGCAATTGACTtggcaaaaaaaaaccccttcgggatgttgttgtttgATGAAGAGGGAAAGCTAAGACCAAAGCCTAAACAAAACAAGCGAGACAGTACATCCACTATAATTGAGGATCTTGATTCGGATTTTAACGATTGGGAGGCTGCAGCTTCCACGTTGGTTGGCAGCGAGAACCAATACGTTGCGGTGTAA
- a CDS encoding uncharacterized protein (ID:PFLUO_007872-T1.cds;~source:funannotate): MENPASLAFIQKNVWDGRVPLEVVLAPSESRTFDQTDPYLISYPRVSYLPSLLPKLRAFFSSSLIEPHSQSHDGWFAFEDVPLKWHYPIGLLFDLYAGVEPATRTSSRDEDSPESGSSLPWRLTVHFSNWPDEDLVRLDADGMVMNDAFINSVKEADFLRNGTAKGIMSLSKEDSSGLWKAVEDVNLSSFQRISNTLLPPPSQPFRNVPIRIFLPLPPDAESGSLKVVQSPLPPFIPASSIQSSQSISSRSSPSMQPQTVGTVLHTLLPNLFPSRRTPVLAKPVLHGAVLPLSAPIEEVVRSSAYGDGWAYLVVRMMG; this comes from the exons ATGGAGAACCCGGCTTCTCTTGCCTTCATCCAGAAAAATGTCTGGGATGGGCGAGTACCACTAGAAGTTGTCCTTGCTCCGTCAGAAAGTCGCACATTCGACCAAACAGACCCATATCTT ATATCTTATCCTCGAGTATCTTATCTACCGTCCTTACTGCCCAAACTCCGGGcattcttctcgtcctcaTTAATTGAGCCTCATTCTCAGTCTCATGATGGCTGGTTTGCTTTCGAGGACGTGCCACTCAAATGGCACTATCCCATTGGTCTTTTGTTTGATCTCTACGCCGGAGTCGAGCCCGCCACGAGGACCAGCTCGAGAGACGAAGATTCTCCAGAAAGCGGCTCTTCACTACCCTGGCGTCTGACTGTGCATTTTAGCAACTGGCCCGATGAAGATCTTGTTCGGCTTGATGCCGATGGTATGGTTATGAATGATGCCTTTATCAACAGTGTCAAGGAGGCCGATTTTCTTCGGAATGGTACGGCGAAAGGGATCATGAGTCTCTCTAAGGAAGATTCATCTGGCCTATGGAAGGCTGTTGAAGACG TGAATCTCTCCTCGTTTCAACGAATCTCCAACACTCTCCTGCCACCGCCATCACAACCGTTCCGCAACGTACCAATCCGAATCTTCCTGCCGCTACCACCGGATGCCGAATCTGGGTCGCTGAAAGTGGTACAATCTCCGCTTCCCCCATTTATACCTGCCTCGAGTATTCAGTCCAGTCAGTCAATAAGTTCTCGCAGTAGTCCAAGCATGCAGCCTCAGACGGTGGGCACTGTCTTACATACGTTGCTCCCGAATCTTTTTCCAAGTCGAAGAACTCCGGTTCTGGCAAAGCCGGTCTTGCATGGCGCAGTTCTTCCCCTGTCTGCGCCCATTGAGGAGGTTGTGAGAAGCTCCGCttatggagatggatgggcCTATCTTGTTGTCCGCATGATGGGATGA
- a CDS encoding uncharacterized protein (ID:PFLUO_007873-T1.cds;~source:funannotate), producing MVSPPNQPSSGEGATKQLCSWINRLSLDDVPEQVKTRAKYLILDGLCCALVGAHLPWVEKATKAVFAMEPAGDCLVWGYDKKVGALPAALINSTEIQSFEMDDWHALAPLHSNSILLPAIFAAARQRKANGSAPLGGKSFLLATITGYEIGPRVGLCLYGSHMLTRGWHSGTTFGHAASAGAVSKLLGLEKDSIEDALGIACTQACGLMSAQFGSDVKRMQHGFASRNGLFAALMAEGGYTGIKNVFEEPYGGYLAVFGQGSGKEPPYLVDELTKGLGQTWQSDFIRVKSHASMAGTHGTIDTIEALQKKYGDKLSDLKNITSIEIEMSEAAFKHGGWKAHRPLTALGAQMSCAYVAAVQLVDGQVTPHEFHQDLLDRDIIWELVNKTECFHTPQLGEKYEQRVTVTVANGDSITETLRAPRDVDPGLSNEDILDKFRRYTSEVIDDQRRDMIEKLVLGLEDIEDICALEDLLAGPTLNPIA from the exons ATGGTCTCTCCACCGAATCAACCTTCAAGTGGCGAAGGCGCGACAAAGCAACTATGTTCCTGGATTAATCGTCTATCACTCGATGATGTCCCCGAGCAAGTGAAAACACGGGCCAAATACTTGATATTGGATGGCCTCTGCTGTGCGCTCGTCGGTGCCCACCTTCCGTGGGTGGAGAAAGCCACAAAAGCTGTATTTGCAATGGAGCCAGCTGGTGACTGTCTTGTGTGGGGGTATGACAAG AAAGTGGGAGCTTTGCCAGCAGCTCTTATAAACAGTACCGAAATCCAATCTTTTGAGATGGACGACTGGCATGCTCTTGCGCCCCTGCATTCCAATTCCATTCTGCTGCCTGCAATATTCGCAGCTGCGAGACAGAGAAAAGCCAATGGCTCGGCCCCACTCGGTGGCAAGTCTTTCTTACTCGCGACTATCACCGGCTATGAAATAGGGCCTCGAGTCGGCTTGTGTCTGTATGGAAGCCACATGCTCACAAGAGGCTGGCACTCAGGCACCACATTCGGACACGCTGCTTCCGCGGGCGCAGTCAGTAAATTACTCGGTCTTGAAAAAGATTCCATCGAGGATGCGCTAGGTATTGCCTGCACACAAGCTTGCGGCCTGATGTCAGCTCAGTTTGGGAGTGACGTGAAGCGCATGCAACATGGATTTGCTTCCCGCAATGGACTCTTTGCTGCTCTGATGGCAGAGGGAGGGTATACAGGCATCAAGAATGTGTTCGAAGAGCCATACGGTGGATACTTGGCAGTGTTTGGGCAGGGTTCCGGCAAGGAACCTCCATATCTAGTCGACGAATTGACCAAAGGGCTCGGCCAAACATGGCAGTCGGATTTTATCCGAGTCAAGTCCCATGCTTCCATGGCGGGAACGCATGGTACCATTGACACAATTGAAGCGCTGCAAAAGAAGTATGGAGACAAACTATCTGACCTCAAAAACATTACAagcatcgagatcgagatgTCTGAGGCGGCTTTCAAGCACGGAGGATGGAAAGCTCACCGGCCTCTTACGGCGCTTGGTGCGCAGATGAGTTGTGCATACGTCGCAGCTGTCCAACTCGTGGATGGGCAGGTCACACCACATGAATTTCACCAAGATCTGCTGGATCGGGACATTATCTGGGAACTGGTGAACAAGACCGAGTGCTTCCATACCCCGCAGCTGGGCGAGAAATATGAGCAACGCGTCACCGTCACGGTTGCAAATGGGGACTCCATCACTGAAACATTGAGAGCTCCCAGAGATGTGGATCCTGGTCTGTCAAATGAGGACATCTTGGACAAATTCAGGCGATACACCTCGGAGGTCATCGATGATCAGAGGAGAGACATGATCGAGAAACTGGTGTTGGGCTTGGAAGATATCGAGGATATCTGTGCATTGGAAGATCTGCTTGCTGGCCCCACCTTGAACCCCATCGCGTAA
- a CDS encoding uncharacterized protein (ID:PFLUO_007874-T1.cds;~source:funannotate): MTGFISILNQAAGGNRVLADGLGPNVLSRLDRDILSHSGVQYVLIFEGVNDIGVAEANEESQKIIGDRLIAAYTQIATRVHAHGISIFAATITPFGRRKGEIVIDAEAEGFSPYSDPLREVTRQRINEWMRRTEVFDAVIDFDKTLRDKDDTSILAKEFDSGDRLHPNAKAFKALADAFPLHIFRSSISLN, translated from the coding sequence ATGACTGGCTTCATCTCAATTTTGAACCAAGCAGCCGGCGGAAACCGAGTCCTAGCAGATGGGCTGGGACCAAATGTTCTCAGCCGCCTCGACCGTGATATTCTCTCTCATTCAGGTGTGCAGTACGTTCTCATCTTCGAGGGGGTGAATGATATTGGTGTCGCCGAAGCGAATGAGGAAAGCCAAAAGATCATTGGGGATAGACTGATTGCCGCTTATACACAAATTGCGACGAGAGTGCATGCACATGGGATTTCAATTTTTGCTGCGACTATTACACCCTTCGGACGGAGAAAGGGCGAGATCGTGATTGATGcagaggcggaggggttTTCGCCATATTCGGATCCGCTTCGGGAGGTGACAAGACAGAGGATTAATGAGTGGATGCGCAGGACTGAAGTGTTCGATGCAGTAATTGATTTTGACAAAACCTTGAGAGATAAGGATGACACTTCGATATTGGCAAAGGAGTTTGATTCGGGGGATCGTTTGCATCCAAATGCCAAAGCTTTCAAGGCGTTGGCGGATGCGTTTCCGTTGCATATTTTTCGAAGTTCAATTTCGCTAAATTGA
- a CDS encoding uncharacterized protein (ID:PFLUO_007875-T1.cds;~source:funannotate), whose protein sequence is MTLSIIDNLFLLNALVARVTAASAPSSRVSVSVNPHIQFQEVDGFGASQAFQRAEDIFGEYGLPAINQTLVLNLLYDEDFGAGFTILRNGIGSSNSSESNFMNSIEPTNPGVPGAKPHYTWDHYNSGQFPLAQQAYKRGLQTLYADAWSAPGYMKTNDDENNGGYLCGVTNEPCASGNWMQAYADYLVQYARFYQESGVRVTHLGFLNEPQFAATYAGMLSNGTQAADFVHVLAKTIKKSGLDLKINCCDGIGWDDQEAMLPGLQAGPDPAIDYIDAVTGHGYDSAPTYPLSTNKKTWLTEWADLSGGYTPFTFYDNGGPGEGMTWANHIQVSMRDAGTSAFLYWIGAENSTSNSALINLINNEVQPSKRFWAFAQFSKFVRPGARRIEAYSSNANVTVSSFKNYNGVIATQLLNQGDADVEISVQIGGLKSGVPIQPFITNNEYDLERLTPIKSAKDGFFQAQIPAWSMVSFVAV, encoded by the coding sequence ATGACGCTCTCGATTATTGAcaatctctttctcctcaATGCGCTGGTTGCTCGAGTTACAGCAGCTTCCGCACCATCGTCTCGTGTGTCTGTCTCCGTCAATCCACACATTCAATTCCAAGAGGTCGATGGATTTGGTGCATCTCAAGCCTTTCAGCGTGCTGAAGACATTTTTGGCGAGTATGGTCTGCCCGCCATTAATCAGACTCTCGTCCTCAACCTTCTCTACGACGAAGATTTCGGTGCGGGCTTCACGATCTTGCGCAATGGGATCGGCTCTAGCAACAGTTCTGAGAGCAACTTCATGAACTCTATCGAGCCTACCAATCCTGGTGTTCCCGGTGCAAAGCCTCATTATACCTGGGATCATTATAACAGTGGTCAATTCCCGCTTGCCCAGCAAGCCTACAAACGTGGTCTCCAGACCCTCTACGCCGATGCCTGGTCTGCCCCGGGCTACATGAAAACCAACGATGACGAGAACAACGGTGGATATCTCTGCGGCGTGACCAATGAGCCTTGTGCTAGCGGCAACTGGATGCAGGCGTATGCCGATTATCTCGTTCAGTATGCACGCTTCTACCAGGAGTCTGGTGTTCGCGTCACTCATCTGGGATTTTTGAACGAGCCCCAGTTTGCAGCGACCTACGCGGGGATGCTCTCCAATGGCACCCAGGCGGCCGATTTTGTTCATGTGCTAGCGAAGACTATAAAGAAATCTGGTCTCGACCTCAAGATCAATTGCTGCGACGGTATCGGCTGGGATGACCAAGAAGCTATGCTGCCTGGTCTTCAGGCTGGTCCGGACCCAGCCATTGATTACATCGACGCGGTGACTGGACATGGCTATGATTCTGCTCCCACCTATCCCCTCAGCACCAACAAGAAAACCTGGTTGACCGAGTGGGCGGATCTTAGCGGTGGCTACACGCCCTTCACCTTCTATGACAATGGTGGTCCCGGGGAGGGCATGACCTGGGCTAATCACATTCAAGTCTCCATGAGAGATGCTGGAACCAGTGCATTCCTATATTGGATTGGTGCCGAAAATTCGACCTCGAACAGTGCTCTAATCAATCTCATCAACAATGAGGTCCAACCCTCGAAGCGGTTCTGGGCTTTCGCGCAATTCAGCAAGTTTGTGCGCCCTGGTGCTCGGCGAATTGAGGCTTATAGCTCAAATGCCAATGTGACTGTCAGCTCGTTCAAGAATTACAACGGGGTTATTGCAACTCAGCTGCTCAACCAGGGCGACGCGGATGTTGAGATCAGCGTACAGATTGGTGGCCTGAAGTCGGGCGTGCCTATCCAGCCTTTCATTACCAACAATGAGTATGACTTGGAGCGTCTGACGCCTATCAAGTCAGCAAAAGATGGCTTTTTCCAAGCTCAGATTCCTGCTTGGTCGATGGTTAGCTTTGTGGCTGTGTGA
- a CDS encoding uncharacterized protein (ID:PFLUO_007876-T1.cds;~source:funannotate), which yields MSIATPNKETEAYHVEQGQIPEQDHELEGWIGLAQDARDATVQEHRLTFVEAVKLYPKACLWTMVVSLVVILDGYDTALIGSLFGFPAFQLQFGHETSTPGSYQLDPKWQTALGLASPLGNIVGIYINAFLTEKWGHKKTCLGTLAFLTGVLFIPFFSKSIQVLFVGELLCGLAWGVFTTLAPAYASEVTPVVLRSYLETYVVLCWGIGQFVSTGILDSLEHRTDEWAWRIPLAVQWVWPVIITPVLIFAPESPWWLVRKGRIQEAEKSMKRLSSSQDPDHAKKSIALMVETTNLEKAMTEGTSFIDCFRGSNAWRTEIGCIVWTSQVLSGFAITSYANYFYEQAGLPTASAYKMSVGQSGIHFLCTLLSVFITGNFGRRPVLFGGYVGMATSMLILGIMSCVHQTSGLGYGESAMYLLWYVFYELTLGPLAFIVVGEISSTRLRSKSISLARNAYNVANVFSSTVAPYTLNPTAANWKGKTAFLASGFTLIVIVWAYFRLPESRGRTYEELDILFARDLKAWEFKDAQIEEDAVENIAKQS from the coding sequence ATGTCTATCGCCACCCCAAACAAGGAGACGGAGGCTTACCATGTTGAGCAGGGTCAAATTCCCGAGCAAGACCACGAACTTGAAGGCTGGATTGGCCTGGCCCAAGATGCTCGTGATGCTACCGTTCAAGAGCACAGATTGACTTTTGTCGAGGCTGTTAAACTCTACCCAAAGGCGTGTTTGTGGACGATGGTTGTCTCCTTGGTGGTCATCCTGGACGGGTACGACACCGCCCTGATCGGTTCTCTCTTCGGTTTCCCTGCTTTCCAGCTCCAGTTCGGCCATGAAACCAGCACCCCCGGCTCCTATCAACTCGACCCCAAATGGCAAACTGCGCTGGGTCTTGCCAGCCCGTTGGGTAACATTGTCGGCATTTATATCAACGCGTTTTTGACTGAAAAATGGGGTCACAAAAAGACTTGCCTGGGTACTTTGGCGTTTCTGACTGGGGTTCTCTTTattcccttcttctcgaagaGTATCCAGGTTCTCTTCGTTGGTGAACTTTTATGTGGATTGGCATGGGGCGTATTCACTACCTTGGCTCCTGCTTATGCCTCTGAAGTGACCCCTGTTGTGCTTCGGTCTTATCTCGAGACATATGTTGTACTCTGCTGGGGTATTGGACAGTTCGTCTCTACTGGGATCCTGGACAGCCTTGAACATCGTACCGACGAATGGGCATGGCGCATCCCTCTGGCCGTGCAATGGGTGTGGCCCGTGATCATTACACCTGTGCTCATATTTGCTCCTGAATCGCCGTGGTGGTTGGTCCGAAAGGGTCGTATTCAGGAGGCCGAAAAATCTATGAAGCggctctcctcctcccaaGATCCTGACCACGCCAAGAAGTCCATTGCCCTGATGGTCGAAACTACCAACCTAGAGAAGGCTATGACTGAAGGCACCTCATTTATTGATTGTTTCCGCGGCTCCAACGCTTGGCGTACAGAGATCGGATGCATTGTCTGGACGTCCCAAGTCCTTTCTGGCTTTGCCATCACCTCATACGCCAACTACTTCTACGAACAGGCTGGTTTGCCTACTGCTAGCGCTTACAAAATGAGCGTTGGACAAAGTGGTATTCACTTCCTTTGTACACTGCTGTCTGTGTTTATCACCGGTAACTTCGGTCGTCGGCCCGTCCTCTTCGGGGGGTATGTTGGCATGGCCACGTCCATGTTAATTTTGGGCATCATGTCATGCGTTCACCAAACGTCTGGTCTAGGTTATGGAGAGTCCGCGATGTATCTTCTGTGGTATGTTTTCTATGAGCTGACACTGGGGCCACTGGCATTCATCGTTGTTGGTGAAATTTCGTCCACCCGTCTGCGCTCGAAGAGCATCTCGCTCGCGAGAAATGCCTACAATGTCGCCAATGTTTTCAGCTCCACTGTTGCCCCTTATACACTCAACCCCACCGCAGCCAACTGGAAAGGCAAGACAGCGTTCCTTGCTTCAGGATTCACCCTTATTGTCATTGTTTGGGCTTATTTCCGTCTTCCTGAGTCGCGTGGACGTACTTATGAAGAGTTAGATATTCTGTTCGCGAGAGACCTGAAGGCTTGGGAATTCAAGGATGCTCAAATTGAGGAGGATGCTGTAGAGAACATTGCCAAACAAAGTTAA